A portion of the Effusibacillus pohliae DSM 22757 genome contains these proteins:
- a CDS encoding helix-turn-helix domain-containing protein: MNSPPLCRIMAPAITSVEVPVMRESEKMEIKKLYEEGVSISELARRFGHDRKTIRKAVSEPRQQQEESM; the protein is encoded by the coding sequence ATGAATTCCCCACCCCTGTGTCGAATTATGGCACCTGCCATCACGTCCGTGGAGGTGCCAGTCATGAGGGAGAGTGAGAAGATGGAAATCAAGAAGTTGTATGAGGAGGGCGTCAGCATCTCGGAACTGGCCAGAAGATTCGGCCACGACCGCAAAACCATTCGCAAGGCTGTAAGTGAACCTCGGCAGCAGCAGGAGGAGAGCATG
- a CDS encoding winged helix-turn-helix domain-containing protein — protein sequence MVRRTVVRNGQAMKLTEREFELLYYLLERSGTPVTANELLQSVWAKGDEVTENNLYQYVCKLREKLEEDPREPKILLTHRKGKRGFLIRWFEPENSR from the coding sequence ATGGTTCGTCGCACGGTCGTTCGCAATGGCCAAGCGATGAAATTGACGGAACGAGAGTTTGAATTGCTGTACTATTTGTTGGAACGCAGCGGCACACCGGTTACGGCAAATGAATTGTTGCAATCGGTGTGGGCGAAAGGGGATGAAGTAACCGAGAACAATCTGTATCAATATGTATGCAAACTACGAGAAAAGCTGGAGGAAGATCCAAGGGAACCGAAAATCTTGCTTACCCACAGAAAAGGGAAGCGGGGTTTTCTTATTCGGTGGTTTGAACCGGAAAATTCACGTTGA
- a CDS encoding ABC transporter ATP-binding protein: protein MTPAIRFERVSKKYLSLSGETTAVEQFDCAIREGEFIGIVGPSGCGKSTLLSMLAGLFAPTSGEVRLFGQPVTGPSPIIGYMLQQDYLLPWRTILDNVCIGLEIRGQKNQEQIDYAKRLLHEMGLAGTEHKYPHQLSGGMRQRAALVRTLAVRPKILLLDEPFSALDYQIKLQLEDLIAKTLQKYKMTTVLVTHDLGEAIAMCDRVLVMASRPGRLKSVIDVPQGIRSLSPLDAREHPEFHQLFRKLWGDLQNEE, encoded by the coding sequence ATGACGCCAGCCATCCGGTTTGAGCGGGTCAGCAAAAAATACCTGTCTTTATCAGGCGAAACGACAGCGGTCGAACAGTTTGACTGCGCGATCCGGGAAGGCGAGTTTATCGGGATCGTGGGACCGAGCGGCTGCGGGAAAAGCACGCTGCTGTCGATGCTGGCCGGCCTGTTTGCGCCGACCTCAGGCGAAGTGCGCCTGTTCGGCCAACCGGTGACGGGTCCGTCCCCGATTATCGGCTATATGTTGCAACAGGATTACCTGCTCCCCTGGCGCACCATCCTTGACAATGTCTGCATCGGGCTGGAGATCCGCGGCCAGAAAAATCAGGAGCAGATCGACTACGCGAAGCGTTTGCTGCACGAAATGGGGCTCGCAGGAACCGAGCACAAATACCCGCACCAATTGTCGGGCGGCATGCGGCAGCGGGCGGCGCTGGTCCGGACGCTGGCGGTCCGGCCGAAAATCCTGCTGCTCGATGAACCGTTCTCCGCGCTCGATTACCAAATCAAGCTGCAGTTGGAGGACTTGATCGCGAAAACGCTGCAGAAATACAAGATGACCACCGTTTTGGTGACGCATGACTTGGGCGAAGCGATCGCCATGTGCGACCGCGTGTTGGTGATGGCCAGCCGCCCGGGCCGCTTGAAAAGCGTAATCGACGTGCCGCAAGGAATCCGCTCCTTGTCGCCGCTGGACGCGCGCGAACATCCGGAATTCCACCAGCTGTTCCGCAAGTTGTGGGGGGATTTGCAAAATGAAGAATGA